A single window of Streptomyces xanthii DNA harbors:
- a CDS encoding roadblock/LC7 domain-containing protein, whose translation MTAPKAGAPTTNGGSRELNWLLDDLVERVAGIRKALVLSGDGLPTGVSKDLEREDSEHLAAVASGFHSLAKGVGRHFDAGGVRQTVVELDDAFLFVTAAGDGSCLAVLSDSDSDVGLVAYEMTLLVKRVGAHLGAAPRTDLPGGG comes from the coding sequence ATGACCGCACCGAAGGCCGGCGCACCGACCACGAACGGTGGCTCGAGGGAGCTCAACTGGCTCCTCGACGACCTGGTCGAACGCGTCGCCGGCATCCGCAAGGCGCTCGTGCTCTCCGGGGACGGACTGCCCACCGGGGTCTCCAAGGACCTCGAACGGGAGGACAGCGAGCATCTCGCCGCCGTCGCCTCCGGCTTCCACAGCCTCGCCAAGGGCGTCGGACGCCACTTCGACGCGGGCGGTGTCCGGCAGACGGTCGTCGAGCTCGACGACGCCTTCCTGTTCGTCACCGCCGCCGGTGACGGCAGCTGCCTGGCCGTCCTGTCCGACTCGGACTCCGACGTCGGCCTCGTCGCGTACGAGATGACCCTGCTGGTCAAGCGGGTCGGCGCACATCTCGGGGCCGCGCCGCGCACGGATCTGCCCGGTGGGGGGTAA
- the glpK gene encoding glycerol kinase GlpK, with protein sequence MKYVAAIDQGTTSSRCIVFDQDGAIVAVDQREHRQIFPKPGWVEHDATEIWSKVQAVVAGALARAGLRADQLSALGITNQRETTVLWDRATGRPVHNAIVWQDTRTSALCNELGGADGQDRFREQTGLPLASYFSGPKAAWLLDQVPGLRARAERGEIAFGTIDSWLIWNLTGGTDGGVHVTDVTNAGRTMLMNLETLQWDPSILAAMNVPEAVLPEIRSSAEVYGTAVGQLAGVPVASALGDQQAAVFGQACYDTGTAKNTYGTGSFLLLNTGSRPVPSKNGLLTTMGYKIGSEAPVYCLEGSIAITGALVQWFRDQLGIIRSADEIETLAASVEDNGGAYIVPAFSGLFAPYWRSDARGVVTGLTRYVTKAHLARAVLEATSWQTREVVDAMYQDSGVRITTLKVDGGMTKNHLLMQHQADVLDVPVIRPRVSETTCLGAAYAAGLATGVWNDLDELKAHWQRDVEWTPAMDARTRDREYHNWRKAVEKSFGWLEEDTP encoded by the coding sequence GTGAAGTACGTCGCCGCCATCGACCAGGGCACCACCTCGAGCCGCTGCATCGTCTTCGACCAGGACGGCGCGATCGTCGCCGTCGACCAGCGCGAGCACCGTCAGATCTTCCCGAAGCCCGGCTGGGTCGAGCACGACGCGACCGAGATCTGGTCCAAGGTGCAGGCCGTCGTCGCCGGCGCCCTCGCCCGGGCCGGGCTGCGCGCCGACCAGCTCAGCGCCCTCGGCATCACCAACCAGCGCGAGACGACGGTGCTGTGGGACCGCGCCACCGGCCGCCCCGTGCACAACGCGATCGTCTGGCAGGACACCCGGACCTCGGCCCTCTGCAACGAACTGGGCGGCGCCGACGGCCAGGACCGCTTCCGCGAACAGACCGGCCTCCCGCTGGCCAGCTACTTCTCCGGGCCCAAGGCGGCCTGGCTGCTCGACCAGGTGCCGGGGCTGCGGGCCCGGGCGGAGCGCGGCGAGATCGCCTTCGGCACGATCGACTCCTGGCTGATCTGGAACCTGACCGGCGGCACGGACGGCGGGGTGCACGTCACCGACGTCACCAACGCCGGGCGCACCATGCTGATGAACCTGGAGACCCTCCAGTGGGACCCGTCGATCCTCGCGGCGATGAACGTGCCCGAGGCGGTCCTGCCCGAGATCCGCTCCTCCGCCGAGGTGTACGGCACGGCCGTCGGGCAGCTCGCGGGCGTGCCGGTGGCGTCCGCGCTCGGCGACCAGCAGGCGGCCGTGTTCGGGCAGGCCTGCTACGACACGGGGACGGCCAAGAACACGTACGGCACGGGCAGTTTCCTGCTGCTCAACACCGGGAGCCGGCCGGTGCCGTCGAAGAACGGGCTGCTCACCACGATGGGGTACAAGATCGGCTCGGAGGCGCCGGTCTACTGCCTGGAGGGGTCGATCGCGATCACCGGGGCGCTGGTGCAGTGGTTCCGCGACCAGCTCGGCATCATCCGCAGCGCCGACGAGATCGAGACGCTCGCGGCGAGCGTGGAGGACAACGGCGGGGCGTACATCGTGCCCGCGTTCTCCGGCCTGTTCGCCCCGTACTGGCGCTCGGACGCGCGCGGTGTCGTCACGGGCCTGACCCGGTACGTGACGAAGGCGCACCTCGCGCGGGCGGTCCTGGAGGCGACGAGCTGGCAGACCCGTGAGGTCGTGGACGCCATGTACCAGGACTCGGGCGTGCGGATCACGACGCTGAAGGTCGACGGCGGCATGACGAAGAACCATCTGCTGATGCAGCACCAGGCGGACGTGCTGGACGTGCCGGTGATCCGGCCGCGGGTCTCCGAGACGACCTGTCTGGGAGCGGCGTACGCGGCCGGGCTCGCGACCGGCGTGTGGAACGACCTGGACGAACTCAAGGCGCACTGGCAGCGGGACGTCGAGTGGACGCCCGCGATGGACGCCCGGACCCGTGACCGCGAGTACCACAACTGGCGCAAGGCGGTGGAGAAGAGCTTCGGCTGGCTGGAGGAGGACACGCCCTAG
- a CDS encoding MIP/aquaporin family protein — protein MSNGDIFLGEVIGTGILILFGAGVCAAVTLKHSKAKASGWIVIAFGWGFAVLAGAYTAAPLSGGHLNPAVTLGIAIDTGKWDKVWVYVLGQMVGAMLGAVLAYLVYLAQFNANVHTDKEPDGPTPTLGIFSTIPEIRNPVANLLTEIIATMGLVLPILAFGLTKGLGESGTQALVVALLVVGIGLSLGGPTGYAINPARDLGPRIVHTFLPIPNKGTSDWGYAYVPVVGPLIGGALSGVVYNLAF, from the coding sequence ATGAGCAACGGAGACATCTTCCTCGGTGAGGTCATCGGCACCGGAATCCTGATCCTGTTCGGCGCGGGCGTCTGCGCCGCCGTCACCCTCAAGCACTCCAAGGCGAAGGCCTCGGGGTGGATCGTGATCGCGTTCGGCTGGGGCTTCGCCGTCCTCGCCGGGGCGTACACCGCGGCGCCGCTGTCCGGCGGCCATCTCAATCCGGCCGTGACGCTCGGCATCGCCATCGACACCGGCAAGTGGGACAAGGTCTGGGTCTACGTCCTCGGCCAGATGGTCGGCGCGATGCTGGGCGCCGTCCTCGCGTACCTCGTCTACCTCGCCCAGTTCAACGCCAATGTGCACACCGACAAGGAGCCCGACGGGCCGACGCCCACGCTCGGCATCTTCTCCACGATCCCCGAGATCCGAAACCCCGTCGCGAACCTCCTCACCGAGATCATCGCCACGATGGGCCTCGTGCTGCCGATCCTCGCGTTCGGCCTGACCAAGGGGCTCGGCGAGTCGGGCACGCAGGCGCTCGTCGTGGCCCTCCTCGTGGTCGGCATCGGCCTCTCGCTCGGCGGGCCGACGGGCTACGCCATCAACCCCGCCCGCGACCTCGGCCCGCGCATCGTCCACACCTTCCTGCCGATCCCCAACAAGGGGACGTCCGACTGGGGTTACGCGTACGTCCCCGTCGTCGGCCCGCTGATCGGCGGAGCGCTGTCCGGGGTCGTCTACAACCTCGCGTTCTGA
- a CDS encoding sensor histidine kinase, whose protein sequence is MRFRGKSIRRKIVALLLVPLLSLTAVWAFATVITGRAAVQLVTAGKITDSLAIPLVDTSRFLQDERRQTLVYLADPRASEAQSALRAKRTASDEALSDFKERARDAGARDDLDDRTRATLDAAVEGFEGIESLRRNVDEGTVTRVQALDFYTRLIAPTYEFLLDLTALDDAVLEREGRALAGLVRARELLSQEDALVGSGLVARRLTRLELRQVSDLAAQRTLLYDTSLALLPGDERARYERYWKSPDTAPLRTAENVVVKGMPGVPRGVTAQSWDQAAGTVLGDLVDRDQAAGDRYQERARPTVLKIFFLAGVAGVLGLLALLFSLFLSVRIGRSLVRDLRRLRQEAHEASGVRLPSVMRRLATGEEVDIETEAPRLEYDKDEIGQVGQALNTLQRSAVEAAVKQAELRRGVSEVFVNLARRSQVLLHKQLTLLDTMERRTEDTDELADLFRLDHLTTRMRRHAEGLVILSGAAPSRQWRKPVQLMDIVRASVAEVEDYERIEVRRLPRIAVTGPAVADVTHLVAELLENATVFSPPHTAVQVLGERVANGFTLEIHDRGLGIPPDALLDANLRLAETPEFELSDTDRLGLFVVSRLAQRQNVRVSLQPSPYGGTTAVVFLPDALLTDDAPDTEGAGFRLDRPDAARRAQSMKRGERTGGRDGLPGLPPSVLDGPVELEAPLATSDMTDFPGALGDEDSERGGLFRPRRPVAGPAGEQHQKAEEPERDRAGDGERADAPGGLVALPRRRTPKLVSSHGRPVTHDRPGDRDRDRAAEPGERHDRDGDRRRPEPLRGGPVRGAAEPTPLGDLPRRRARAAEPVRETPAATPAPAPDPQGPQEQTSGALPRRVRQASLAPQLKDGPDRRGDRAPGREETASADPADRDADEVRSRMASLQRGWRRGRAENAASAGSDGTAQGTTSEGDGR, encoded by the coding sequence ATGCGCTTTCGCGGGAAGTCGATCCGCCGGAAGATCGTGGCGTTGCTGCTGGTGCCGTTGTTGTCCCTGACCGCCGTCTGGGCCTTCGCCACCGTCATCACGGGCCGCGCCGCAGTACAGCTCGTCACGGCGGGGAAGATCACCGACTCGCTGGCGATCCCGCTGGTCGACACCAGCCGCTTCCTCCAGGACGAACGGCGCCAGACCCTCGTCTATCTCGCGGACCCGCGCGCCTCCGAGGCCCAGTCCGCGCTGCGCGCCAAGCGCACCGCCTCCGACGAGGCCCTGTCCGACTTCAAGGAGCGGGCCCGCGACGCCGGCGCCCGCGACGACCTGGACGACCGGACCCGGGCCACCCTCGACGCCGCGGTCGAAGGCTTCGAAGGCATCGAGTCCCTGCGCCGCAACGTCGACGAGGGCACCGTCACCCGCGTCCAGGCCCTCGACTTCTACACCCGGCTCATCGCGCCGACCTACGAGTTCCTGCTCGACCTCACCGCGCTCGACGACGCGGTCCTCGAGCGCGAGGGCCGCGCCCTCGCCGGCCTCGTCCGGGCCCGCGAACTCCTCTCCCAGGAAGACGCCCTGGTCGGCTCCGGGCTCGTAGCCCGCCGCCTGACCCGCCTCGAACTGCGCCAGGTCTCCGACCTCGCCGCCCAGCGCACCCTGCTCTACGACACCAGCCTCGCCCTCCTGCCCGGCGACGAGCGCGCCCGCTACGAGCGGTACTGGAAGAGCCCCGACACCGCCCCCCTGCGCACGGCCGAGAACGTGGTCGTGAAGGGCATGCCCGGCGTCCCGCGCGGAGTCACCGCACAGAGCTGGGACCAGGCCGCCGGCACCGTCCTCGGCGACCTCGTCGACCGCGACCAGGCCGCCGGCGACCGCTACCAGGAACGCGCCCGCCCCACCGTCCTGAAGATCTTCTTCCTCGCCGGCGTCGCCGGAGTCCTCGGCCTGCTCGCCCTGCTCTTCTCCCTGTTCCTGTCGGTCCGCATCGGCCGCAGCCTGGTGCGCGACCTGCGCCGCCTGCGCCAGGAGGCCCACGAGGCGTCCGGCGTCCGGCTCCCGAGCGTCATGCGCCGCCTCGCCACCGGCGAGGAGGTCGACATCGAGACCGAGGCCCCGCGCCTCGAGTACGACAAGGACGAGATCGGGCAGGTCGGCCAGGCCCTCAACACCCTCCAGCGGTCCGCCGTCGAGGCCGCCGTCAAGCAGGCCGAACTGCGCCGCGGCGTCTCCGAGGTCTTCGTCAACCTCGCCCGCCGCAGCCAGGTCCTGCTGCACAAGCAGCTCACCCTGCTCGACACCATGGAGCGCCGCACCGAGGACACCGACGAACTCGCCGACCTGTTCCGCCTCGACCACCTCACCACCCGCATGCGCCGCCACGCCGAGGGCCTCGTGATCCTCTCCGGCGCCGCCCCCTCCCGCCAGTGGCGCAAGCCCGTCCAGCTCATGGACATCGTTCGGGCCTCCGTCGCCGAGGTCGAGGACTACGAGCGCATCGAGGTCCGCCGGCTGCCCCGCATCGCCGTGACCGGACCGGCCGTCGCCGACGTCACCCACCTCGTCGCCGAACTCCTCGAGAACGCCACGGTGTTCTCCCCGCCGCACACCGCCGTCCAGGTCCTCGGCGAGCGCGTCGCCAACGGGTTCACGCTGGAGATCCACGACCGCGGCCTCGGCATCCCGCCCGACGCCCTGCTCGACGCCAACCTGCGGCTCGCCGAGACCCCCGAGTTCGAGCTCTCCGACACCGACCGGCTCGGCCTCTTCGTTGTCAGCCGCCTCGCCCAGCGGCAGAACGTCCGCGTCTCCCTCCAGCCCTCCCCGTACGGCGGCACGACGGCCGTCGTCTTCCTTCCCGACGCGCTGCTCACGGACGACGCCCCGGACACCGAGGGCGCCGGCTTCCGGCTCGACCGGCCCGACGCGGCGCGTCGCGCACAGAGCATGAAGCGCGGCGAGCGGACCGGCGGCCGCGACGGACTGCCCGGCCTGCCGCCCTCCGTGCTCGACGGCCCGGTGGAGCTCGAAGCCCCGCTGGCCACCTCCGACATGACGGACTTCCCCGGCGCCCTCGGCGACGAGGACAGCGAGCGCGGCGGCCTCTTCCGCCCGCGCCGCCCCGTCGCCGGACCGGCCGGCGAGCAGCACCAGAAGGCCGAGGAACCCGAGCGGGACCGGGCCGGGGACGGCGAGCGCGCGGACGCGCCCGGCGGACTGGTGGCACTGCCCCGCCGCCGCACGCCCAAGCTCGTCAGCTCGCACGGCCGTCCCGTCACGCACGACCGCCCCGGCGACCGGGACCGCGACCGCGCCGCCGAGCCGGGCGAGCGGCACGACCGTGACGGCGACCGGCGCCGCCCGGAGCCCCTGCGCGGCGGACCGGTCCGCGGCGCGGCCGAGCCGACCCCGCTCGGTGACCTGCCCCGCCGCAGGGCCCGCGCCGCCGAACCGGTCCGCGAGACCCCGGCCGCGACACCCGCACCGGCGCCCGACCCGCAGGGCCCGCAGGAGCAGACCTCCGGGGCGCTGCCGCGCCGCGTGCGCCAGGCCAGCCTGGCACCGCAGTTGAAGGACGGACCGGACCGGCGCGGCGACCGCGCCCCCGGCCGCGAGGAGACCGCCTCCGCCGATCCCGCCGACCGTGACGCCGACGAGGTGCGCAGCCGTATGGCCTCGCTCCAGCGCGGCTGGCGGCGGGGCCGGGCGGAGAACGCCGCGAGTGCCGGCTCCGACGGCACAGCACAGGGAACGACATCTGAGGGGGACGGTCGATGA
- a CDS encoding GTP-binding protein translates to MIFGRSARGAAPVEPVTLKILVAGGFGVGKTTLVGAVSEIRPLRTEELLSEAGRPVDDTAGVEGKHTTTVAMDFGRITLREDLVLYLFGTPGQDRFWFLWDELATGALGAVVLADTRRLEDCFAAVDYFERRGIPFVVGVNCFEGAARYPADTVRQALDLDPGVPVLLCDARDKESVKDVLVGVVEHAAATAAGRRSAAAAVPT, encoded by the coding sequence ATGATCTTCGGGCGTTCCGCGCGCGGCGCGGCCCCGGTCGAGCCCGTCACGCTCAAGATCCTGGTGGCCGGCGGCTTCGGCGTCGGCAAGACCACCCTCGTCGGCGCCGTCAGCGAGATCAGGCCGCTGCGCACCGAGGAACTGCTGAGCGAGGCGGGCCGGCCCGTCGACGACACCGCGGGTGTCGAGGGCAAGCACACCACCACCGTCGCGATGGACTTCGGGCGGATCACCCTGCGCGAGGACCTCGTCCTCTACCTCTTCGGCACGCCCGGCCAGGACCGCTTCTGGTTCCTGTGGGACGAGCTCGCCACCGGCGCGCTCGGCGCGGTCGTCCTCGCCGACACCCGCCGTCTGGAGGACTGCTTCGCCGCCGTCGACTACTTCGAACGGCGCGGCATCCCCTTTGTCGTCGGCGTCAACTGCTTCGAGGGCGCGGCCCGTTACCCGGCCGACACGGTGCGCCAGGCGCTCGACCTGGACCCGGGCGTCCCCGTGCTGCTGTGCGACGCGCGCGACAAGGAGTCCGTGAAGGACGTCCTGGTCGGCGTCGTCGAGCACGCCGCGGCGACAGCGGCCGGCCGCCGGAGCGCCGCGGCCGCCGTCCCCACGTAG
- a CDS encoding DUF742 domain-containing protein, with amino-acid sequence MSADGQGTQETHHWFDDEAGPVVRPYAMTRGRTTSAAQHRLDLIAVVVAEPRADDPATDHTLSPEHVEIVHLCRDRPQSVAELAAELDLPIGVVRVLIGDLVGEELVHVTRPVPPAELPDESILRDVINGLRAL; translated from the coding sequence ATGAGTGCAGACGGTCAGGGGACGCAGGAGACGCACCACTGGTTCGACGACGAGGCAGGGCCCGTGGTGCGCCCGTACGCCATGACACGCGGCCGCACCACCAGCGCGGCCCAGCATCGCCTCGACCTGATCGCGGTCGTCGTCGCGGAACCCCGCGCCGACGACCCGGCGACCGACCACACCCTGTCGCCCGAGCACGTCGAGATCGTCCATCTGTGCCGGGACCGGCCGCAGTCGGTGGCGGAACTCGCCGCCGAACTCGACCTCCCCATAGGCGTCGTCAGAGTGCTGATAGGCGACCTCGTCGGCGAGGAGCTGGTCCATGTGACCCGCCCCGTACCGCCGGCGGAGCTGCCCGACGAGAGCATTCTGCGCGACGTGATCAACGGCCTGCGCGCTCTGTGA